The Impatiens glandulifera chromosome 8, dImpGla2.1, whole genome shotgun sequence genome includes a window with the following:
- the LOC124912847 gene encoding metalloendoproteinase 4-MMP-like encodes MGTRSDAIIPITSAFQSWQNVTPFEFEKIDDYSIPDVRLSFSGGAYFRENPRDVSYSSLQTQGRIYFRDDIPWVIGAQPRKMDIETVALHEIGHILGLEDSNVPSAVMYPTASWGVTKRNLDDDDISGIKALYKFP; translated from the exons ATGGG AACACGATCAGACGCTATTATTCCTATTACTTCCGCGTTTCAAAGTTGGCAAAATGTCACGCCGTTcgaatttgaaaaaattgacGATTATTCCATTCCCGATGTAAGACTAAGTTTCTCTGGTGGCGCATATTTCCGAGAGAACCCACGCGATGTGAGTTACTCATCTCTTCAGACTCAGGGAAGGATCTATTTCAGGGACGACATTCCTTGGGTGATCGGAGCACAACCTCGGAAAATGGACATTGAAACAGTTGCTTTGCATGAGATAGGACACATTCTTGGTCTTGAAGATAGTAATGTTCCTTCTGCCGTAATGTATCCAACTGCATCATGGGGAGTTACCAAAAGAAatttagatgatgatgatatttcTGGAATTAAGGCATTGTACAAGTTTCCTTAG